GCTTCAATGGCGAAATCCACGTCGGCCTCTGTATTGAACCGACCCAATGAGAGTCGCAATGAAGAATGAGCGAGGTCATCACCTAAGCCCAAAGCAACTAATACATAACTAGGTTCCAGGGAAGCGGAAGTACAAGCTGAACCCGATGAAACTGCAATATTTTGGTTGAAAGTCATCATCAGACCTTCACCTTCCACATGTTTAAACGACATATTCGTAACATGCGGCATTCGATGTTCAATATTTCCATTGATATAAACTTCTTCCATTTTTTGAAGACCGGATTCTAATCTATCTCTTAATTTTCGAAGTCTATCTGCTTCAGTGATCATTTCATTTTTGGCAATTTCGGCCGCTTTGCCAAAACCAACAATTCCGGGCACATTCAAGGTTCCTGAGCGCATGCCTCTTTCATGACCACCACCATCCATTTGGGCAGTGACTTTTACACGAGGATTTTTACGGCTTACGTAAAGAGCTCCGACACCTTTGGGCCCATACATTTTATGAGCTGTGAAAGTCATCAAATGCACCCCATTTTCTCTTGGGTTTATAGGTATTTTACCTACAGCTTGGGTGGCATCACTCATCAATAAAACACCCTTTTTTTCGCAGAGTGCACCTATTTCTTTCATCGGTTGAATAACACCGGTTTCATTATTAGCCCACATGATGGATACGAGAACGGTATCGGGTCTGATGGCGGCTTCTAATTTTGCAAGATCTATCAAACCATCCTGTTCGACATCCAAATAAGTGATCTCAGCTCCTTTTTTCTCAAGAACGTGACAAGTATCTAAAACGGCCTTATGCTCTGTTTTGGTAGTGATGATATGTTTTCCTTTACGGCCATACATTTCATAAACTCCTTTAATGGCCAAATTATCTGCTTCTGTAGCACCACTGGTAAAGATGATTTCTTTTTCATCAGCACCAATGAGATCAGCCACCCGTTGGCGACCTAAATCGACGGCAGCTTCAGCTTCCCAACCAAAGGGATGGCTTCTGCTGGCTGCATTGCCGTGGTGTTCAAAAAAATAGGGCAACATGGCTTCAACGACCCTTGGGTCACAAGGTGTAGTTGCGTTGTTATCCAAATAGACTTTATGCAATGACATTAAAGATTTGATTTATAGTGGTTTAAGAGAACACAAAAATAACACGAATCACGGAGCTTTGTTTAATCATTTCATCAATACAGCTAAACATTTTTCCAATAATAGACTTAAGTCCTATCGACAGCTATTGGGCAATTTAAGGGATTAGGTCAATAACTCAGTGGGGGAAGATTCAGGTAACTTTGTTGATTGGGCATAGGCAAATTTTTATGGATATTATTGCAATAATCAATAATTATTTCATAATTTTGTATTGAAATATAGCAGTTTATATATTAAATAATATTATATTGTTATTACCATTGCAAATTGAAAACTGGCTAAAGAGTATACAATCAGGTGACCGTTTAGCGCTTTCCAAAGCCATCACATTAGTCGAAAGTCACAAATCTGAAGACAGGTTAACTGCTACTCAGCTAATGAAGGGCCTAAGTACAAGCCATCATTCTTTGCGAATTGGTATAACTGGACCTCCAGGGGTAGGAAAAAGCAGTTTGATAGAGCATCTGGGACTCCATATTATTGAACAAGGACATAAGTTGGCAGTTCTCAGTATAGACCCCAGTTCTGGACTTACATTGGGAAGTATTTTAGGCGATAAGACGCGAATGTCTGTCTTGTCGCAATCTGATCAGGCCTATATAAGGCCTAGCCCTACAGGTGATCAATTAGGAGGAATTTCAAAAAATACGCGAGAGGCCATACGATTGTGTGAAGCTGCAGGCTATGATTATGTGATCGTAGAGACGGCTGGTATTGGACAAACAGAATATTTAGTGTCAACGATGGTTGACCTTACGATACTCTTGCATTTGCCCGGAGCCGGCGACGATTTGCAAGGTATTAAACGAGGCGTGATGGAATGGGCTGATATTTTGGCGATCCATAAAGCCGATGACCCAAAGGATCCCAAAGTATTACAAGCCATAGGGGACCTTAAATTGGCGATGCATTTTTTAGAAACCAAAACCAGTGGTTGGGAGCGCAAACTGTTGACGGTAAGCTCCTTAAAAAAAACAGGGA
The genomic region above belongs to Saprospiraceae bacterium and contains:
- a CDS encoding IscS subfamily cysteine desulfurase, which codes for MSLHKVYLDNNATTPCDPRVVEAMLPYFFEHHGNAASRSHPFGWEAEAAVDLGRQRVADLIGADEKEIIFTSGATEADNLAIKGVYEMYGRKGKHIITTKTEHKAVLDTCHVLEKKGAEITYLDVEQDGLIDLAKLEAAIRPDTVLVSIMWANNETGVIQPMKEIGALCEKKGVLLMSDATQAVGKIPINPRENGVHLMTFTAHKMYGPKGVGALYVSRKNPRVKVTAQMDGGGHERGMRSGTLNVPGIVGFGKAAEIAKNEMITEADRLRKLRDRLESGLQKMEEVYINGNIEHRMPHVTNMSFKHVEGEGLMMTFNQNIAVSSGSACTSASLEPSYVLVALGLGDDLAHSSLRLSLGRFNTEADVDFAIEAIAQGVNHMRELSPIWEMYKEGVDLTKIVWSEH
- the meaB gene encoding methylmalonyl Co-A mutase-associated GTPase MeaB — translated: MLLPLQIENWLKSIQSGDRLALSKAITLVESHKSEDRLTATQLMKGLSTSHHSLRIGITGPPGVGKSSLIEHLGLHIIEQGHKLAVLSIDPSSGLTLGSILGDKTRMSVLSQSDQAYIRPSPTGDQLGGISKNTREAIRLCEAAGYDYVIVETAGIGQTEYLVSTMVDLTILLHLPGAGDDLQGIKRGVMEWADILAIHKADDPKDPKVLQAIGDLKLAMHFLETKTSGWERKLLTVSSLKKTGIKELWQCILVYQKHIIENGYMLKGRNEQMIKAFRQILQQQIWNAIIQTKDIAKHIGETEKNIYSLNLTPEEAVILTQDYIFATLKK